The genomic stretch GGGCGTCCGGGACCCATTTGACCAGGGTGATGATGTGCAGGGGTGCATTCACCATGCGGTGCTCCCGCCTCACTCTCGAGATGTATGGAGAAACAGACCTTTTCCATGGTCGCATGAAACCCGGCTCCAGGCAGGGTCGTGAAGCCCCACGACACCTCCCCCCCGAGCCCCGTCCACCCCACCCCTCCTGGCTGGTTGAGTTCTCCGGTTCCGACGTTCCGACCGGAGAACTCAACCAGCCAGGAAAAGTTGGCACGCTGTGATCGGTGGAGATTCGCTTGTCTGACTATATGATCACTCTGTTCAGGAGTGGATCCTGCTACCGCCCCGTCCCGCGCAGCGGACGCCTCACACTGGAGACGAATGCCATGGGAGCCTCCCAGCATTGGCGGACCTTCACCTCGGTCCTGACCACCACCGTATTGGCCGCCACTCTGATCGGGGCTTCAGCGCCGCCGCCAGAGCTGACGACGACGCAGCTCAGCCACTCTGCACTCAGTGTCTCTACACTCCGTGCCTCCGCGCAGGCGGCTCTCCCGCTGAGCGGGGCCCCGGCGTCGTCCACGTCGTCCGTCGCAGCACCCGCAGCAGCGCCCGTGGTGCCGGACATGAGCAGGGCTGCGCTGAAGACGCTTCGCGCGCCCACCCCGACGATCTCGGGAGCCGCCGCTGTGGGCACGAAGCTCACCGCTAAGCCGGGCACCTGGACCAGCGGGACCGCTCGCAGCTACCGGTGGTACGCCGACGGCAAGGCGATCAGCGGTGCCACGCGCAGCACCTTCACCCCGAGCACCGCACAGCAGGGCAAGCGGATCACCGTGCAGGTGACGGGGAAGCGCTCCGGCTACAGCACGGTCACCCGCACCTCGAAGGCCACGCTGAAGGTGGCGCGGTCCTCCACCCCGAAGATCACCGGCTCGGCGACCGCGGGGAAGACCCTCTCGGCCAGCGTCGGGACCTGGACGTCCTCGACCTCGTTCTCCTATCAGTGGCGCGCCAACGGCACCTCGATCAAGGGCGCGACCAGCCGGACCTATAAGGTGGCCAGCGCGCACACGGGCAAGCGGATCTCCGTGGTGGTGACCGGCAGGAAGTCCGGGCACACCACGCTGACCCGCACCTCGGCGTCGACCGCGACGGTGCAGAAGGCAGCTCCGGCGAAGACGCCGACCCGGGTGAAGATCACTTCCTCGACCTTCAACTGCCCGAAGGGCTACCCGGTCAAGGGCAACGCCGACTCCGGGATCTACCACGTGCCCAGCGGAGCCTTCTATTCCCGGACCAAGCCCGAGGAGTGCTTCACGACCACGGCGGCCGCCAAGAGCGCCGGGTACCGCGCGTCTAAGCGCTGACCCCTCCCTTTTCCTGGCTGGTTGAGTTATCCGGTCGGAACGTCACCGCCGGATAACTCAACCAGCCAGGAGGGGTGGGGCCTCAGCGGGCGCGGGGGACGAGCCGTTCCAGCTGGGTCACGTGCTTGGGCTCAAGCTCGGCGAGGTTCGGGACCTCCAGCAGCTTCATGGTGCGTTGGACCTGATCGGCGAGGATTTCGATGGTCCGGTCCACCCCGGCCCGGCCGCCAGCCATCAGACCGTAGAGATACGCCCGCCCGATCAGGGTGAACTTCGCGCCCAGGGCGATCGAGGCCACGATGTCCGCGCCGTTCATGATCCCGGTGTCGATGGTCACCTCGAGGTCCTCGCCCACCTCGCGGACCACCTCGGGCAGCAGATGGAATGGGACCGGGGCGCGGTCGAGCTGCCGTCCGCCGTGGTTGGAGAGCACGATCCCGTCCACCCCGAGGCTGGCGAGTTGCTTCGCATCCTCGACGTTCTGCACTCCCTTGACCACCAGCTTGCCGGGGAACAGCTCCCGGATGATCTTCAGGTCCTCGAAGCTGATCGAGGGGTCCATCGCCTTGTCCAACAGCTCCCCCACTGTGCCGCCGGTGGAGGAGAGTGAGGCGAACTCCAGCGGCGGGGTGGTCAGGAAGTCATACCACCACCAGGGCCGCGGGATCGCGTTGAGCACGGTGCCCAGGCTCAGCTGCGGCGGGATCGAGAACCCGTTGCGCTTATCCCGCAGCCGTGCCCCGGCGACCGGGGTGTCCACGGTGAAGAACAGGGTGTCGAACCCGGCCTTCCCGGCGCGCTCGGTGAGCGCATAGGAGATCTCACGGTCCTTCATCACATAGAGCTGGAACCAGTTGCGCCCGTCCGGGTTCGCCTCCTTCACCGCCTCGATGGAGGTGGTGCCCAGCGTGGAGAGGGTGAACGGGATCCCCGCGGCACCGGCTGCGGTCGCCCCGGCGATCTCGCCCTCGGTCTGCATCAGCCGGGTGAACCCGGTCGGGGCGATCCCGAAGGGCAGCGCGGAGCGCCCGCCGAAGATCTCACACGAGGTGTCCACCTCGGAGACATCACGCAGGATCGAGGGGTTGAACTCGATGTCCTGGAACGCCTCCCGGGCACGGGTGAGTGAGAACTCGCCCTCCGCGGCGCCGTCGGTGTAGTCGAACGCCGCCTTCGGGGTGCGCCGCTTGGCGATCTTGTGCAGGTCCTCGATGGTCAGCGCCGCATCGAGCCGGCGACGGGAGGCGTTGAAGTCGAACTTCTTGAACTTCATCAGCGGCGCGATGTCGCGCGGCTTGGGCAGTTGACGCTGAACCATGGGTTGCTCCTAGACCGGTCGCTTCGACGACTGTGGAATTTCAGGACTGTGGACGGTACGTGATGGGAGAATACGTTCGGATGATCAGCTCGCGCAGGTCCTCGAGGCTGCCCGAAAGCGTCCCCGCGGTGCGCGCCTGGACGAGCAGATTCCCTATGGCAGTGGCCTCCACAGGCCCGGCCACCACAGGATATCCACTGCGATCGGCGGTGGCCTGGCAGAGCAGCGCGTTCAGCGACCCTCCACCGACCATATGGACGACGTCGACCCGCCGGTCCGCGAGTTCACCGGCGGTCCGCAGCGCCGCGGCGAACTGGTAAGCGATGGACTCCACGATGCTGCGCACCAGCTCCGCCTTGCCCGCCGGGATCGGGGAATCCTGCTCCGCGCAGAGCTGCCCGATCCGGGCCGGCATGTCACCAGGCGCTACGAACCGCTCATCCTGGACATCAAAGACGACGACGGCGGCCGGGTTCACCTCGGAGGCCGCGTCGAGCAGGCCGACCAGATCCTGGCTCTTCCCCTCCTGACGCTCCCAGGTGCGCAGCGTCTCGGAAAGCAGCCAGGTGCCCATGACGTTGGTGAGGAACCGGGTGCGCCCGTCGACTCCGCCCTCATTGGTGAAGTTCGCCGCGCGGGAGGCGTCGCTGACCACAGGAGTGTCCAGTTCCAGGCCGACCAACCCCCAGGTGCCGCAGGAGATATAGGCGGCGTCGGGAGTGGAGAGCGGGGTGCCCACGATCGCGCTGGCGGTGTCGTGGGAGCCGACCAGGGTGACCGGCAGCTGGCACCCGCCGAGCAGCGGCTTCAGCTCGGCGCGGATCGGGCCCAGCGTGGTGCCCGGTGCGGCCACGGGCGCGAAGATCCGCGAGGACAGGCCAAGCGTGGACATGAGATCGGTGTCCCACTCTTTGGTGTGCACGTCGAGCAGTCCCGTGGTCGAGGCGTTGGTGACCTCGGTGAGCTGCTCGCCGGTGAGCCAATAGCCCAGGAGGTCCGGCACCAGCAGCAGCCGATCTGCATGCGGCGCCAGTCCCTCCTGGGCCAGCTGGTAGAGCGTGTTGAAGGGTAGGAACTGCAGTCCGTTCCGTCGGTAGAGCTCAGCGAAGGAGACTCTGCCGTGGACCTTCTCCACGCCGGCCGCGGTGCGCTCGTCCCGATAGTGGAACGGGGTGCCCAGCAGCTGCATTCGGTGCGGGTCGGTTCCGGTGAGCAGACCGTAGTCCACCGCCCAGGAGTCGATGGCCACAGAGGCGAGTTCGCCCTCGGTCTCCCGGACGGCCACACCGAGCCCGGCGAGTGCCTGTTCGTAGAGGCCCGCGAGGTTCCAGTGCAGCCCATCGGGCATAGGGACCACGCCATTGGAGAACCGCGCGGCCTCGTAGAACTCGAGCGTGTCCGGGCCCACCCGACCGAGCACCACGCGTCCGGAGGAGGCGCCGAGGTCGACGGCGGCGTGCGTCGTCGTCGGCGCCGCGGCTCTCCCCGCTCCCGTGTTCGTCGCTGGGTGCATCAGCGCAGGAACGCGGCAGCCACGCCGGCGTCGACGGGCACGTGCAGTCCGGTGGTGTGCGAGAGCTCGGGTCCGAGCAGGGCGAATACCGCGTTGGCCACGTTGCGCGGCAGCACCTCGCGCTTGAGGATGGTGCGCTGGGCATAGAAGGCGCCCAGGTCCTTCTCCTCGATGCCGTAGGTGGCGGCACGATTGGCACCCCAGCCGGAGGCGAAGATGCCCGAGCCCTGGACGACGCCGTCGGGGTTGATGCCGTTGACCCGGATCTGGTGCTCGCCAAGTTCGGCGGCGAGCAAGCGCACCTGGTGCGCCTGATCCGCCTTGGTGGCGGAATAGGCGATGTTGTTCGGGCCCGCGAAGACGCTGTTCTTCGAGGAGATGTAGATGACGTCTCCGCCGAGGCCCTGGTCGATGAGCACCCCGGCAGCGGCCTTGGAGACCAGGAAGGAGCCCTTGGCCATCACGTTGTGCTGCAGGTCCCAGTCCTTGGCGGTGGTCTCCAGCAGGGACTTCGACAGGCTCAGCCCGGCGTTGTTGACCACGATGTCCAGGCCGCCGAAGGCCAGCAGGGTCTCGTCGATGGCCTTGACCACGGCATCCTCATCCGAAACGTCCACGGCGATGCCCACTGCCTTGTCAGGCCCGCCGATCTCGGCGGCGGCCTCCTGGGCCTTGGCAAGGTTCAGGTCCGCGATGGCGACGACGGCGCCCTCCTCGGTGAGACGCTCCGCAATGGCCTTGCCGATGCCGGAAGCGGCCCCGGTCACCAGGGCGATCCGGGTGGCCAGCGGCTTCGGCGCCGGCATGCGCTGCAGCTTGGCCTCCTCCAGGGCCCAATACTCGATGCGGAACTTCTCCGACTCCTCAATCGGCGCATAGCTGGAGAGGCCCTCCGCGCCGCGCATCACGTTGATGGCGTTCAGGTAGAACTCACCGGCCACGCGGGCGGTCTGCTTGTCCTTGCCGAAGCTGAACATCCCGACGCCGGGGATGAGCACGATCGCCGGGTCGGCGCCGCGCAGCGCCGGGCTGCTTCCGCTGGCGTGACGGTCGTAGTAGGCCTGGTAGCCCTCGCGGTACGTCTGGTGCAGTTCGCGCAGCCGGGCGATGGAGTCCTCCACCGAGGCATCGGCGGGCAGGTCCAGCACCAGCGGCTTGACCTTGGTGCGCAGGAAGTGGTCCGGGCACGAGGTGCCCATCTCGGCAAGCCGGGGGTGCTCGGCGTGGGCGAGGAACTCGAGCACGGCGTCGTCGTCGCTGAAGTGGCCGATCTGCGGCTTGTCCGCACTGGCGATGGACCGGATGGTCGGGATCAGCGCGGCGGCCTTGGCGCGGCGCTCGGACTCATGCAGCGCCGAGAAGCCCTCGAGTGCGGGACCGAAGGGCTCCGGGCTGGAGTGTTCGGCGATGTAGGCGGCTGCGGTGTCGATGATCCACAGCGAGTTCTGCTGGGACTCCTCCGAGGTCTCACCCCAGGCGGTAATGCCGTGACCGCCGAGGATGCAGCCGATGGCCTGCGGGTTCGCTTCCTTGATCGCGGCGATGTCCAGGCCGAGCTGGAAGCCGGGACGGCGCCAGGGCACCCAGACGACCTTCTCACCGAAGATCTTCGTGGTCAGCTCGGGTCCGTCAGCGGCGGTGGCGATCGCGATCCCGGAGTCCGGGTGCAGGTGATCCACGTGGGCGGCGTCCACCAGACCATGCATGGCGGTGTCGATGCTCGGGGCGGCGCCGCCCTTGCCGTGCAGGCAGTAGTCGAAGGCGGCGACCATCTCATCCTCGCGCTCGACTCCGGGGTAGACATGTTGAAGCGCGCGCATCCGGTCCAGCCGCAGGGTGGTCAGGCCGGACTCCTTGAGGGTGCCGAGGTCTCCGCCGGAGCCCTTGACCCAGAGCAGCTCGACCTCTTCGCCGGTGACCGGGTCCTGCTCGGTGCCCTTGGCCGAGGTGTTGCCGCCGGCGTAGTTGGTGTTCTTCGGGTCCGCGCCGAGGCTGTTGGACCGGTTGATCAGGTCGTTGACCGTGGGGTTCATGGGGGTCTCCTTCACCAGCTGAGCTGGGTTCCGCCGACGCGGTCGGCCTCGATCGTCTCTTGGTATCCCGACTCGGCGTAGGCGCGCATCGGCGAGGCCGGGAGTCCGCGGGTCTCGCGCCAGGCGGCGAGGTCGGCCCGGACATCGGTGTAGAAGGCATCCATGAAGACCTCGTGGGCGCCGAGCACGTCACCGGCCTGCTGAGCGGCGGCGAGTGACTCGGTGTCGACCATCAGCGCGCGGGAGGTCATCTCCTGGACATTGAGCACGCTGCGGATCTGACCGGGGATCTTCTTCTCCACGTTGTGGCACTGGTCCAACATGAACGCGACTCCGGAGTCCGCGGCGTAGCCTCCGCCGCGGACCACTTCGAACATGATCCGGAACAGCTGGAACGGATCGGCCGAGCCGACGATGAGGTCGTCGTCGGCGTAGAACCGGGAGTTGAAGTCGAAGGATCCGAGCCGCCCGAGTCGCAGCAGCTGGGCCACGATGAACTCAACATTGGTGCTGGGGGCATGGTGGCCGGTGTCCAGGCAGACCATCGCCTTCTCTCCCAGGGCCTGGACCTGCACCAGAGCGGTGCCCCAGTCGGGGACATCGGTGTGATAGAACGCCGGTTCGAAGATCTTGTACTCCAGCACCAGGCGCTGATCGTCCTTGAGCTCGGCGTAAATGGCGGCCAGGGACTCTGCGAGCCGGTCCTGGCGGGAGCGCATATCGGCCTGCCCGGGGTAGTTGGAGCCGTCGGCCAGCCAGATCTTCAGGTCCTGGGAGCCGGTGGCGTCCATGATCTGCAGACATTCGAGGTGGTGGTCGATGGCCTTGCGCCGGATCACCGGGTCGTGGTGGGTGAGCCCGCCGAGCTTGTAGTCGTCGTCCTGAAAGGTGTTGGAGTTTATGGTGCCGATCTGCACGCCCTGCTCGGCGGCATAGGCGGTGAGCGCGGCGTAGTCATCGACCTTGTCCCAGGGAATGTGCAACGCGACCTTCGGCGCCAAGCCGGTGAACCGGTGCACCGCCGCCGCGTCGGCGATCTTCTCCTGAACGGTCCGCGGGGTCCCGGCAGAGCCGAAGACCTTGAACCGGGTCCCGGAGTTGCCATAGGCCCAGGAGGGGACCTCGATGGCTTGATGGTCCAGCTGCTGGGAGATCTGCTCGAAAGTAGGCATGGTTCCTCTAGTTCTGCGGCGTCTGGTGGTTCTGCGGTGTCGGGTGGTTCTGCGGGGTCTGGGCGGCGGACCGCTCGACGGTGGCCAGCTGGTCCTCGAGGTGGAAGACCTCATGGAGCTGGAGGAAGCCGGTGTCCGGCCTGGCCCCTTCGAGGTCGATGAAGAACTCCCCCATCTGTTCCTGCCAAGCGGCGTTGATCGGCTCGGCGTCCATCGCGGCCTGCGCGGCGGCGATGGAATCGACCTCCATGTACCCGATGAGCAGCCCGTCCCCGCGCAGGAACAGCGAGTAATTGCGCCACCCGGAACGCTTCAGCGCCTGCAGCATCTCGGGCCAGACGGCTCGATGCCGAGCGGTGTATTCCTCCAGGCGTTCCGGCCTGACCTGAAGCTGGAAACAGACTCGTTGCATGGGGGTCCTCTCGGCCGCTAGGGCCAGCATCGCCGGTGTATTAAATCGTTTCAATCATTGCCCATGATCGTATGATCCTCATCACAGCGTGTCAACGAGGGCTTAGACCGAGATTCCCGAGCCTACTGAGGAACCACACGTAGCGTTCCCCGCCAACGAAATCGGCGGTCCAGCGCGATCGCCGACTTTGCTGGAGCGGCGCAGTCCGCACATCAGAACCATCTCGGCACCGCATGATGCCGTTCAGGCATCAGTGGCATCGACGCTTCCAGCGGACTCCCCAGCCGCAAGCCGTGCATCCAGCCACCGCGAACCGAATGCAGCGCCGGCGCCGATCAGAATGATCCAGCCGATCTGCGCCCATGCCGCCAATGGCGCCCAGAGCAGCCCGAAGGTCGCCATCGCCCCAACACCTGTGGCGGTGACCCCTGCGAGCACGGCCGTTCCGCGCGGCCGGGTAGCCGTGGACCAGCGTGAGTAGGCACCCACGCCACCGCCCAGCGCCCCGGCGAGCCCGGCCACCGGGATCATGGCCAGCGCATAACTGCCGGCCGCCCGAATCAGGTCCCCACCTTCGAGGAACCCCTGGATGACGTCCAACGGCAGGGCCACGAGCAGGATCAGCACCGCGCCCAGGGCTGCGCCAGCCGCGCAAAAGAGAACTCGGCGGCCGGGGGCTGGGGGCTGAAGCGGTGCGTCCATGGCCCTCATGATGCCTGAACCCGCGAGGTATTCTGAATCTCATGGCACTGGCTCAGGTACGCGACGTGGCTGCACGAGCCGGAGTCTCCCCCGCGACCGTCTCCAATGCGCTGAATCACCCAGACAAGGTTTCCCAGGCCACGCGGGAGCGCGTTCAGGTGGCCATCGCCGATCTCGGTTATGTGCGCAATGATGCAGCCCGACAGCTGCGTCAGCAGCAGAATCTGGCCGTAGGCATGATCGTGCTCGACATCGGCAACCCCTTTTTCGCAGACGTCGCCCGAGGCGCGGAGAACAGCCTCGAGGTGTTCCACCGACCGCTGCTGCTGGGAAACTCAAGTCAGAGTTCTCAGCGCGAGCTGACCCAGCTGCGGCTTTTCGAAGAACAGCGAGTCTCCGGGCTCCTGGTGACCCCGGTGGGTGACATCATCGAGCGGCTCCAGGAGATCAGGCGGCGCGGGATCGCTGTGGTCCTCGTGGACCGCGACGCGGGCGCCGATGCGCTCTCCTCGGTCTCCACCGACGACGTGCTCGGCGGGCGCCTGGCCACCGAGCACCTGCTCGAGCTGGGACGACGTCGTATCGCCGTGGTCGGCGGTCCGCAACGCATCCGCCAGGTCGCCCACCGACACCAGGGTGCGCTGGCGGCGGCCCAAGAGTACGACGGCGCGCAGGTGCGCCTCGTCGACACCGGAGCCATGGACGCCACCGCCGGCCGCGAGGCGTCCCGGAACCTGCTCGAACTCCCGGAGACACAGCGTCCCGACGCGATCTTCGCCACCAACGACTTGGTCGCCCTGGGTGCCCTGCAGGAGCTCTCCCGCGCCGGGGTTCGGGTGCCCGAGGACATCGCACTCATCGGCTACGACGACATCGCGTTCACCGCATCGGCCACTGTGCCGATCAGCTCCGTGCGGCAGCCCGCTGAGGAGATGGGCGCCCGCGCGGCAGAGCTGCTGGTCGCAGCGATCGAGGATCCCGAGGCGCCCGTGGAGCACCAGGTGTTCACCCCCTCACTGCTGGCCCGAGAGTCCACCCTGGGGCGCTGAAGCTTCTCCGTCCACTCTTGTATAACAAGTAATCCACTTGTACGATCACTGGATGTCCTACACCCCAGACGCCATCCGGCACATCACCCTCTCCGCCGCCACACTCCCGCTGGCCGGCCCGATCTCCGACGCCAAGGTCTTCACGGGTAGGCAGAAGCCGATGACCGAGGTGGAGGTGCTCTTCGCCGAGATCACCACGGAGCAGGGCTTCGAAGGGGTCGGGTTCTCCTACTCCAAGCGCGCCGGCGGGCCGGCGCAGTACGCCCACGCCAAAGAGGTGGCCCAGCTGACCATTGGCGAGGACCCCAGCGACATCGCCAAGCTGTATGACAAGCTGCTCTGGGCCGGCGCCTCCGTGGGTCGTTCGGGCGTGGCCACCCAGGCGCTGGCGGCGATCGACATCGCCCTCTATGACCTCAAGGCGCGCCGGGCGGGCCTGCCGCTGGCGAAGCTGCTCGGCTCACACCGCGACTCGGTGCGCACCTACAACACCTCCGGCGGCTTCCTTCAGGCCTCCATCGAGGAGATCCAGCACAACGCCTCCGCTTCCCTGGAGGCGGGGATCGGCGGCATCAAGATCAAGGTCGGACTTCCAGACACCCGCGAAGACCTCCGCCGGGTCACCACGATCCGCGAGCACCTCGGCCCCGATGTGCCGCTGATGGTCGACGCCAACCAGCAGTGGGACCGTGCCACAGCGCTGCGCATGGGCCGGCGGCTCGAAGAGTTCGACCTGAACTGGATCGAGGAGCCGCTGGATGCCTACGACGTCGAAGGCCACGCCTCCCTCACCGCCGCCCTGGACACCCCGATCGCCACCGGCGAGATGCTCGCCTCGGTCTCGGAACACGAGAAGCTCATCGCAGGCCGCGCCTGCGACATCCTCCAACCCGATGCCCCGCGCATCGGTGGGATCACCCAGTTCCTGCGGCTGGCAACCCTCACCCATCAGGCGGGCCTCGCCCTGGCACCGCATTTCGCCATGGAGATCCACCTGCACCTCGCCGCGGCCTACCCCACGGAACCCTGGGTGGAGCACTTCGACTGGCTCGACCAGCTCTTCGAGCAGCGACTCGAGATCGCGGATGGCCGGATGCTGGTCCCGGCACGCCCAGGGCTGGGGATCTCGCTGAGCCCCCGCGCCCGGAGGCTGACCCACGCGACCGCCGAGTTCGGCCGATCCTGAGGGCTTCGGGGCTTCGGGGCCTAAGCTGATCTCTGACGAAAGCAGGCCATGAACCGCACCGAGAACCTCTCCGCCCAGCTGCGCCAGCAGATCCTCGACGACACGCTGCCGATCGGCACCAAGCTGCCCAGCGAATCGGAGCTGATCAGCGCGCACGGCGTGAGCCGCACCGTGGTTCGTGAGGCGCTGACTCAGCTGCGCGCCGAGGGCCTGATCCACACTCGGCGCGGCACTGGCAGCTTCGTGCTGGCAGCTCCCGCCGAGACCTCGCCCACCTCAACCCCCGCCCCCCGCACAGCACAGGACCGAGCGCTGCTCATCGAATACCGGATGGCCCTCGAATGTGAGGTGGCAGCGCTGGCCGCGGTCCGCCGCACGCAGCACCAGCTCGCCGCGCTGGCGGCGGCACTGGAAGGGTTTGCGGCCGCCGTCGAACATCCCGCCACCGCAGTGGAGCAGGACTTCGCGTTCCATCGCACCCTGGCTGAAGCTGCGGGCAACCCGCACCTGATCGAGGCGGTGAGTCGCCTGGGTCCCACGATGATCTCGATGCCGCGCACCCGCCTGGAGGCCAGTGCCGACCGGCATCAGCTGGCCGCGCTGGAACACCGGGCGATCCTCGACGCCGTCCGCGAGGCCGATTCGGCAGCCGCTTCCGCGGCGATGCGCCTACATCTGACTGCCTCGCGCCGGCGGGTGCTCGAGCTCGACTGAGCTGCGCGCCTGCGGCAGACCCCCCGGGGCGCGGGACTGGGCCACGCTGCCCGTAGGGCTCAGGACTCGGGGCTCAGGACTCGGGGCTCAGGACTTCATTGCGCATACGGCACCACATGATCCCCATCGTGCATCGCAGTCGCCCGTGCTTGAGCCGGCGTGACCCACATGACACGATGATGCTCAAACGCTTGTTGAGACCCGCTACTGATACTCGGAGTGCATTGTGTTCACCTTGGACCAGACCCGAAGCTTCGTCGCCGTCGCCGAAGAGCTCCATTTCGGGCGAGCCGCAGAGCGCCTCAATATGACTCAGCCGCCGCTGAGCAGACAGATCCAGAAGCTGGAGAAGTCCGTTGGAGTGCAGCTCATCGAGCGCGACAACCGCAAGGTGGCGCTCACCACGGCCGGCAGGGCCTTCCTCGCCGACGCCCGCAAGCTGCTCATCGCGGCCGATCAGGCTCCGCTGACCGCGCGCCGGATCGCTCGTGGACGCGCCGGAGTGCTGCGCATCGGCTTCACGGCGACCTCCGCGCTCAGCATCTTGGGCCAGGTCCTCAGCACCGCCGCCGAACACCTCCCCCAGGTCGACATCGACCTGCGCGAGATGGTCACCCGAGAACAGCTCGCGGCATTGAACAGCGGCGGCATCGACCTGGGCCTGGCACGTCCACCCATCGACCCGGATCGTTTCGAGTCCAAGCTCGTGCAGACCGAATCCCTGCGCCTTGCCGTGCCCGATGAGCATCCCCTGACCCAGCTGGACCGCCCGGTGGAGGCCGCGGACCTCCGGGAGACTCCGCTGATCATGCATTCGCCCCTGAAGGCCCGCTACTTCTACGACCTCGCGATCCGACATATGCCGATCCAGCACGGGAACGTGGTGCACACCGTGAGTCAGATCTTGACCATGGTTTCTCTCGTCGGAGCCGGACGCGGTGTTGCCTTCGTCCCAGAGTCCGCGGCACGACTGGGAATCGCCGGAGTCACTCACCTGGAGCTCGCTGAACAGGCTCGGGACGTCGTGGAGCTGCACGCGATCTGGCGACGCAACCACCGCAACCCAGCATTGACGAGTCTCCTCGAGATCCTCGGGGACACACCGCTGCGCTCGGGACACCGACCAGGCTGAAGATGCTTTGAGTGCATCAATCCATACGAAACAAAGCTTAGACGGGCATCACTGGCGGAACCTAAGGTGGGAAGGACTATGCCCCGAGCTGCCGCTCAGAGGCACCGCAACGATGAGAGTTCGCCTCCTGGGAGGCATACCCTCCGAACCACAACCTAGGAAGGTCTCCGTGGCCAAGTACACCCCGCATGAACTGGCGGCACAGCTCAAAGAGGGACTGCTGTCCTTCCCCGTCACCGCTTTCACGGCTGATCTCGAGGTGGACGAGGAATCCTACCGTCGGCATCTGAACTGGCAGGCCCGGCAGGGTGTTGCGGGGCTCTTCGCCGCCGGCGGCACGGGTGAGGGATTCAGCCTGTCCCCGGAGGAGAACGCATTCGTGGCACGAATGGCCGTGGAAGAGGCCGGCGACGTCGTCCCGGTGCTCGGCTCCGCCGGAGGCGCCACCTATCTCGCGGTGGCCAACGCCCGCGCGGCACAGGCCGCCGGCTGTGAGGGTCTGCTGCTGCTGCCGCCCTACCTGACCGAATGCGACCAGCTGGGCCTGGAGGCCCATGTGGATGCCGTCTGCTCGGCGGTG from Nesterenkonia sandarakina encodes the following:
- a CDS encoding L-talarate/galactarate dehydratase — translated: MSYTPDAIRHITLSAATLPLAGPISDAKVFTGRQKPMTEVEVLFAEITTEQGFEGVGFSYSKRAGGPAQYAHAKEVAQLTIGEDPSDIAKLYDKLLWAGASVGRSGVATQALAAIDIALYDLKARRAGLPLAKLLGSHRDSVRTYNTSGGFLQASIEEIQHNASASLEAGIGGIKIKVGLPDTREDLRRVTTIREHLGPDVPLMVDANQQWDRATALRMGRRLEEFDLNWIEEPLDAYDVEGHASLTAALDTPIATGEMLASVSEHEKLIAGRACDILQPDAPRIGGITQFLRLATLTHQAGLALAPHFAMEIHLHLAAAYPTEPWVEHFDWLDQLFEQRLEIADGRMLVPARPGLGISLSPRARRLTHATAEFGRS
- a CDS encoding FadR/GntR family transcriptional regulator — its product is MNRTENLSAQLRQQILDDTLPIGTKLPSESELISAHGVSRTVVREALTQLRAEGLIHTRRGTGSFVLAAPAETSPTSTPAPRTAQDRALLIEYRMALECEVAALAAVRRTQHQLAALAAALEGFAAAVEHPATAVEQDFAFHRTLAEAAGNPHLIEAVSRLGPTMISMPRTRLEASADRHQLAALEHRAILDAVREADSAAASAAMRLHLTASRRRVLELD
- a CDS encoding LysR substrate-binding domain-containing protein, whose amino-acid sequence is MFTLDQTRSFVAVAEELHFGRAAERLNMTQPPLSRQIQKLEKSVGVQLIERDNRKVALTTAGRAFLADARKLLIAADQAPLTARRIARGRAGVLRIGFTATSALSILGQVLSTAAEHLPQVDIDLREMVTREQLAALNSGGIDLGLARPPIDPDRFESKLVQTESLRLAVPDEHPLTQLDRPVEAADLRETPLIMHSPLKARYFYDLAIRHMPIQHGNVVHTVSQILTMVSLVGAGRGVAFVPESAARLGIAGVTHLELAEQARDVVELHAIWRRNHRNPALTSLLEILGDTPLRSGHRPG